In Zingiber officinale cultivar Zhangliang chromosome 1A, Zo_v1.1, whole genome shotgun sequence, a genomic segment contains:
- the LOC122038519 gene encoding peroxidase 5-like codes for MTLGRGGPMWLSLAVVLCMSLAGSASEIKVGFYSDSCPKAEDIVKEELDKAFKANAGIGADFLRLHFHDCFVGGCEASILVDSTKGNIAEKDAPPNETFEDEVFDGIDSIKKRLEAACKRTVSCADIIAFAARDSIVHYGGKYYSVPSGRKDGRKSIAKETVDLPPPTFNLTQLTTLFYSKGLNRDDLVALSGAHTIGVAHCPAFADRLYNYSGTLKGDPSLDSGYAKKLKRECPPGNTVTEVDMDPKSPLTFDSSFYKAVTTHRGLFTSDQSLMSTYETSNKVSQYAKNPNLFKKEFAASMVKMGKIGVLTGKQGTVRANCRVINYS; via the exons ATGACTTTGGGAAGAGGAGGCCCAATGTGGCTTTCTTTGGCTGTTGTCTTGTGCATGAGCTTAGCAGGCTCGGCTTCTGAGATCAAAGTAGGGTTCTACTCGGATAGTTGCCCTAAAGCTGAGGATATTGTGAAGGAGGAGCTCGACAAGGCTTTTAAGGCCAATGCTGGCATTGGTGCTGACTTCCTTCGGTTGCACTTTCATGACTGCTTCGTCGGA GGTTGCGAAGCTTCGATTCTAGTTGACTCAACAAAGGGCAACATTGCAGAGAAAGATGCACCACCAAACGAAACCTTTGAGGATGAAGTATTTGATGGGATCGATTCTATCAAAAAACGTTTGGAAGCTGCCTGCAAAAGAACAGTCTCTTGCGCTGACATCATTGCCTTCGCGGCTAGAGACAGTATTGTGCAt TATGGAGGAAAGTACTACAGTGTGCCATCAGGTAGAAAAGATGGAAGAAAGTCGATAGCAAAAGAAACAGTGGATCTCCCTCCTCCAACATTCAACCTCACTCAACTCACTACCTTGTTTTATAGCAAAGGTCTAAACAGAGATGACCTAGTAGCTCTCTCAG GAGCGCACACCATTGGCGTCGCACATTGCCCTGCTTTTGCAGATAGGCTTTACAACTACAGTGGAACTTTAAAAGGTGATCCAAGTTTGGACTCCGGATATGCTAAAAAGTTGAAGCGGGAATGCCCTCCAGGGAACACGGTCACTGAAGTGGATATGGACCCAAAAAGTCCCCTCACCTTTGACTCTAGCTTCTATAAGGCTGTCACAACGCACCGTGGTCTCTTCACCTCAGACCAGAGTTTGATGTCAACATATGAAACTTCTAACAAGGTGTCTCAATATGCAAAAAACCCCAACTTGTTTAAGAAGGAGTTTGCCGCATCCATGGTGAAGATGGGTAAGATTGGTGTGCTCACAGGGAAACAAGGAACTGTACGAGCCAATTGCAGAGTTATCAACTACTCTTGA